One window of the Solanum stenotomum isolate F172 chromosome 11, ASM1918654v1, whole genome shotgun sequence genome contains the following:
- the LOC125845521 gene encoding pre-mRNA-processing protein 40A-like isoform X3, translated as MANNSHFTGMQPPIPPLAGPPQGAIPSMSLQFQPMLPPQQAQPYVSGSSQHFQPLGHANVVMPPQPSQIQFPQPMQQVAGRPVVGGHSMSQGPPNPHDFQRNPPMSNNHMPGSGGPSFPLSSYNQVNADSSSSQYQTQIHDHRFPSGVQPWMPTSNHNVNSATTMQNTGELAAPLVLPDANNGVDSVETTPSDWIEHTSRNGKKYYYNRRTRISSWEKPLELMTEMERADASTDWREFTSPAGRKYYYNKVTRKSKWKMPDEVKLAREKDTISHASDFGSISSIKTSSPGADGPFVSAQGAMTSPIAVSPVANLPAIVASESSSLSGKVSSPTIDAVEMQNSSEPASPAVANSEKIGIAVTLGNSVTIPVSSETTSAQDAVACGDGVSPENREEVKQDAAITGIGSATPSEEKTVELGPLVYESKVEAKNAFKTLLESANIGSDCTWDQAMRAIINDRRYGALKSLGERKQAFNEYLSQRKKLDAEERRVKQKKAREDFRIMLEDCKELSPSSRWSKAISIFEHDERFKAVERAKDREDLFEDYKEELEKKERARALEEQKRNRVEYLEFLKSCDFIKASSQWRKVQDRLEADERCPRLEKIDRLEIFQEYIRDLEREEEEQRKLRMEELRKAERKNRDEFRKLMEEHVAVGMLNAKTIWRDYCIKIKDIAAYLAVSSNTSGSSAKDLFADVVDELDKQYLDDKSRIRDAVRMTKIGLTSTWTLDDFKDAIAKYISSPPISDTNLKLVFEELLERAREREEKEAKKRKRLADEFYELLHASKEITASSKWEDCKSLFGDRIMGDESLLLEIFDKFVNELKEKAKEKDRKRQEDKARKEKERKDREKKKEKHRRDKHRGDKSRKERERSKKDSTDSDKEIKRSGSDRDKRDSDKEIRRSGSDRDKKDSDKEIKRSGSDRDKKHRKRHRRSSDDDENEKDYSRSSYRRDSDYKKLKQMDQHSRSLEANSEGQHKKRKRDHRSDSHRDGDYEDHKDWEFGEDEEV; from the exons ATGGCTAATAATTCTCATTTCACTGGCATGCAG CCTCCTATACCTCCTCTGGCGGGTCCTCCTCAGGGTGCTATTCCATCCATGTCACTGCAG TTCCAGCCTATGCTTCCACCCCAGCAGGCACAACCATATGTTTCTGGGTCATCTCAACACTTTCAGCCACTTGGACATGCAAATGTTGTGATGCCTCCTCAACCTTCACAAATCCAATTTCCTCAGCCTATGCAACAGGTTGCTGGTAGACCTGTAGTAGGAGGGCATAGTATGTCTCAGGGACCACCTAATCCCCACGATTTTCAGCGAAACCCTCCGATGTCAAATAACCACATGCCTGGTTCTGGTGGCCCAAGTTTTCCGCTATCTTCATATAAT CAGGTAAATGCAGATTCTTCAAGCTCCCAGTATCAGACACAGATACACGATCATAGGTTTCCATCAGGGGTACAACCCTGGATGCCAACAAGTAATCATAATGTGAATTCTGCGACAACTATGCAAAATACTGGAGAACTAGCAGCTCCGTTGGTTCTTCCG GATGCAAATAACGGGGTTGACTCTGTTGAGACTACTCCATCAGATTGGATTGAGCATACTTCTCGAAATGGGAAAAA atACTATTATAATAGAAGGACAAGAATCTCTAGCTGGGAGAAACCTCTAGAGCTGATGACAGAAATGGAG AGGGCAGATGCATCAACTGACTGGAGAGAATTTACAAGTCCTGCGGGAAGGAA GTATTACTACAACAAGGTTACTAGAAAGTCAAAATGGAAAATGCCTGATGAAGTCAAG TTGGCTCGTGAAAAGGACACTATTTCGCACGCCTCTGATTTTGGATCCATTTCTAGTATTAAAACATCATCCCCGGGTGCAGATGGTCCATTTGTCTCAGCACAAGGAGCTATGACAAGCCCAATTGCTGTGTCACCAGTTGCTAACCTACCAGCTATTGTGGCTTCAGAATCATCAAGTTTATCTGGTAAGGTTTCTTCTCCGACGATTGACGCAGTCGAAATGCAGAACTCTTCAGAACCTGCTTCGCCAGCTGTTGCTAATTCAGAGAAAATTGGAATAGCAGTAACCTTGGGAAATTCTGTCACGATACCAGT TAGTTCTGAGACTACTTCAGCTCAAGATGCAGTAGCATGTGGCGATGGAGTTTCTCCGGAGAATAGGGAG GAAGTTAAGCAAGATGCTGCAATAACTGGAATAGGAAGTGCTACTCCATCAGAAGAGAAAACAGTCGAGCTGGGACCATTAGTTTATGAGAGCAAAGtg GAGGCAAAGAATGcattcaaaactcttttggaatcTGCTAATATTGGGTCTGACTGCACGTGGGATCAG GCCATGAGAGCAATAATCAATGACCGAAGATATGGTGCTCTAAAATCCCTTGGTGAGCGGAAGCAAGCTTTTAATGAG TATCTGAGCCAAAGGAAAAAACTGGATGCTGAAGAGAGACGTGTTAAACAGAAAAAAGCTCGGGAAGATTTCAGGATAATGTTAGAA GATTGCAAAGAGCTTTCACCATCCTCAAGATGGAG TAAGGCAATTTCCATATTCGAACATGATGAACGTTTTAAAGCTGTTGAGCGAGCTAAAGACCGTGAAGACCTTTTTGAAGATTATAAGGAGGAACTTGAGAAAAAG GAGCGTGCAAGGGCATTGGAGGAGCAGAAGCGCAATAGAGTGGAGTATTTAGAATTCTTAAAATCCTGTGACTTTATTAAG GCCAGTAGCCAGTGGCGGAAAGTTCAGGACCGTTTAGAAGCTGATGAAAGATGCCCCCGCCTTGAGAAAATTGACCGCTTGGAGATTTTCCAG GAATATATACGTGATTTAGAGAGGGAAGAGGAGGAGCAAAGGAAACTGCGGATG GAAGAATTGAGGAAAGCAGAACGTAAAAATCGTGATGAGTTCCGAAAACTAATGGAAGAACATGTTGCTGTGGGAATGCTTAATGCAAAAACTATTTGGCGTGATTATTGCATCAAA ATCAAAGATATAGCTGCATATCTAGCTGTATCATCAAATACTTCAGGGTCATCAGCAAAAGACTTATTTGCAGATGTTGTGGATGAGTTGGATAAACAG TATCTTGATGACAAGTCACGAATTAGAGATGCAGTTAGGATGACTAAG ATTGGACTGACATCAACCTGGACGCTTGATGATTTTAAGGATGCAATTGCAAAGTATATTAGCTCTCCACCAATATCAGATACCAACTTAAAG CTTGTCTTTGAAGAGTTACTGGAAAGGGCCAgggagagagaagaaaaagaagctAAAAAGCGTAAGCGTCTAGCAGATGAGTTCTATGAACTTCTTCATGCATCAAAG GAAATTACTGCATCGTCGAAATGGGAGGACTGTAAATCCCTCTTCGGAGAT AGAATAATGGGTGATGAGAGCTTGCTGCTGgaaatatttgacaaatttgttaatgaactaaaagaaaaggcaaaagaGAAGGACCGGAAGCGTCAAGAGGATAAG gcaagaaaagagaaggaaaggaaagatagagaaaagaagaaggaaaaacatAGAAGGGATAAACACAGAGGGGATAAGAGCaggaaagagagagaaagaagcaAGAAAGATAGTACAGACAGTGACAAGGAAATCAAAAGGTCAGGAAGTGACAGAGATAAGAGAGACAGTGACAAGGAGATCAGAAGATCAGGAAGTGACAGAGATAAGAAAGACAGTGACAAGGAGATCAAAAGGTCAGGAAGTGACAGAGATAAGAAACATCGCAAGCGGCATAGACGTTCCTCTGATGACGATGAAAACGAgaaagattattcaagaagTTCTTACAGACGTGACAGTGATTATAAGAAACTGAAACAG atggacCAGCACAGCCGGAGTTTGGAAGCTAATTCGGAGGGCCAGCATAAGAAAAGGAAACGAGATCATCGGAGTGATTCTCATAGGGATGGTGACTATGAGGATCACAAAGATTGGGAATTTGGCGAGGATGAAGAAGTTTAg
- the LOC125845521 gene encoding pre-mRNA-processing protein 40A-like isoform X6 translates to MANNSHFTGMQPPIPPLAGPPQGAIPSMSLQQFQPMLPPQQAQPYVSGSSQHFQPLGHANVVMPPQPSQIQFPQPMQQVAGRPVVGGHSMSQGPPNPHDFQRNPPMSNNHMPGSGGPSFPLSSYNQVNADSSSSQYQTQIHDHRFPSGVQPWMPTSNHNVNSATTMQNTGELAAPLVLPDANNGVDSVETTPSDWIEHTSRNGKKYYYNRRTRISSWEKPLELMTEMERADASTDWREFTSPAGRKYYYNKVTRKSKWKMPDEVKLAREKDTISHASDFGSISSIKTSSPGADGPFVSAQGAMTSPIAVSPVANLPAIVASESSSLSGKVSSPTIDAVEMQNSSEPASPAVANSEKIGIAVTLGNSVTIPVSETTSAQDAVACGDGVSPENREEVKQDAAITGIGSATPSEEKTVELGPLVYESKVEAKNAFKTLLESANIGSDCTWDQAMRAIINDRRYGALKSLGERKQAFNEYLSQRKKLDAEERRVKQKKAREDFRIMLEDCKELSPSSRWSKAISIFEHDERFKAVERAKDREDLFEDYKEELEKKERARALEEQKRNRVEYLEFLKSCDFIKASSQWRKVQDRLEADERCPRLEKIDRLEIFQEYIRDLEREEEEQRKLRMEELRKAERKNRDEFRKLMEEHVAVGMLNAKTIWRDYCIKIKDIAAYLAVSSNTSGSSAKDLFADVVDELDKQYLDDKSRIRDAVRMTKIGLTSTWTLDDFKDAIAKYISSPPISDTNLKLVFEELLERAREREEKEAKKRKRLADEFYELLHASKEITASSKWEDCKSLFGDRIMGDESLLLEIFDKFVNELKEKAKEKDRKRQEDKARKEKERKDREKKKEKHRRDKHRGDKSRKERERSKKDSTDSDKEIKRSGSDRDKRDSDKEIRRSGSDRDKKDSDKEIKRSGSDRDKKHRKRHRRSSDDDENEKDYSRSSYRRDSDYKKLKQMDQHSRSLEANSEGQHKKRKRDHRSDSHRDGDYEDHKDWEFGEDEEV, encoded by the exons ATGGCTAATAATTCTCATTTCACTGGCATGCAG CCTCCTATACCTCCTCTGGCGGGTCCTCCTCAGGGTGCTATTCCATCCATGTCACTGCAG CAGTTCCAGCCTATGCTTCCACCCCAGCAGGCACAACCATATGTTTCTGGGTCATCTCAACACTTTCAGCCACTTGGACATGCAAATGTTGTGATGCCTCCTCAACCTTCACAAATCCAATTTCCTCAGCCTATGCAACAGGTTGCTGGTAGACCTGTAGTAGGAGGGCATAGTATGTCTCAGGGACCACCTAATCCCCACGATTTTCAGCGAAACCCTCCGATGTCAAATAACCACATGCCTGGTTCTGGTGGCCCAAGTTTTCCGCTATCTTCATATAAT CAGGTAAATGCAGATTCTTCAAGCTCCCAGTATCAGACACAGATACACGATCATAGGTTTCCATCAGGGGTACAACCCTGGATGCCAACAAGTAATCATAATGTGAATTCTGCGACAACTATGCAAAATACTGGAGAACTAGCAGCTCCGTTGGTTCTTCCG GATGCAAATAACGGGGTTGACTCTGTTGAGACTACTCCATCAGATTGGATTGAGCATACTTCTCGAAATGGGAAAAA atACTATTATAATAGAAGGACAAGAATCTCTAGCTGGGAGAAACCTCTAGAGCTGATGACAGAAATGGAG AGGGCAGATGCATCAACTGACTGGAGAGAATTTACAAGTCCTGCGGGAAGGAA GTATTACTACAACAAGGTTACTAGAAAGTCAAAATGGAAAATGCCTGATGAAGTCAAG TTGGCTCGTGAAAAGGACACTATTTCGCACGCCTCTGATTTTGGATCCATTTCTAGTATTAAAACATCATCCCCGGGTGCAGATGGTCCATTTGTCTCAGCACAAGGAGCTATGACAAGCCCAATTGCTGTGTCACCAGTTGCTAACCTACCAGCTATTGTGGCTTCAGAATCATCAAGTTTATCTGGTAAGGTTTCTTCTCCGACGATTGACGCAGTCGAAATGCAGAACTCTTCAGAACCTGCTTCGCCAGCTGTTGCTAATTCAGAGAAAATTGGAATAGCAGTAACCTTGGGAAATTCTGTCACGATACCAGT TTCTGAGACTACTTCAGCTCAAGATGCAGTAGCATGTGGCGATGGAGTTTCTCCGGAGAATAGGGAG GAAGTTAAGCAAGATGCTGCAATAACTGGAATAGGAAGTGCTACTCCATCAGAAGAGAAAACAGTCGAGCTGGGACCATTAGTTTATGAGAGCAAAGtg GAGGCAAAGAATGcattcaaaactcttttggaatcTGCTAATATTGGGTCTGACTGCACGTGGGATCAG GCCATGAGAGCAATAATCAATGACCGAAGATATGGTGCTCTAAAATCCCTTGGTGAGCGGAAGCAAGCTTTTAATGAG TATCTGAGCCAAAGGAAAAAACTGGATGCTGAAGAGAGACGTGTTAAACAGAAAAAAGCTCGGGAAGATTTCAGGATAATGTTAGAA GATTGCAAAGAGCTTTCACCATCCTCAAGATGGAG TAAGGCAATTTCCATATTCGAACATGATGAACGTTTTAAAGCTGTTGAGCGAGCTAAAGACCGTGAAGACCTTTTTGAAGATTATAAGGAGGAACTTGAGAAAAAG GAGCGTGCAAGGGCATTGGAGGAGCAGAAGCGCAATAGAGTGGAGTATTTAGAATTCTTAAAATCCTGTGACTTTATTAAG GCCAGTAGCCAGTGGCGGAAAGTTCAGGACCGTTTAGAAGCTGATGAAAGATGCCCCCGCCTTGAGAAAATTGACCGCTTGGAGATTTTCCAG GAATATATACGTGATTTAGAGAGGGAAGAGGAGGAGCAAAGGAAACTGCGGATG GAAGAATTGAGGAAAGCAGAACGTAAAAATCGTGATGAGTTCCGAAAACTAATGGAAGAACATGTTGCTGTGGGAATGCTTAATGCAAAAACTATTTGGCGTGATTATTGCATCAAA ATCAAAGATATAGCTGCATATCTAGCTGTATCATCAAATACTTCAGGGTCATCAGCAAAAGACTTATTTGCAGATGTTGTGGATGAGTTGGATAAACAG TATCTTGATGACAAGTCACGAATTAGAGATGCAGTTAGGATGACTAAG ATTGGACTGACATCAACCTGGACGCTTGATGATTTTAAGGATGCAATTGCAAAGTATATTAGCTCTCCACCAATATCAGATACCAACTTAAAG CTTGTCTTTGAAGAGTTACTGGAAAGGGCCAgggagagagaagaaaaagaagctAAAAAGCGTAAGCGTCTAGCAGATGAGTTCTATGAACTTCTTCATGCATCAAAG GAAATTACTGCATCGTCGAAATGGGAGGACTGTAAATCCCTCTTCGGAGAT AGAATAATGGGTGATGAGAGCTTGCTGCTGgaaatatttgacaaatttgttaatgaactaaaagaaaaggcaaaagaGAAGGACCGGAAGCGTCAAGAGGATAAG gcaagaaaagagaaggaaaggaaagatagagaaaagaagaaggaaaaacatAGAAGGGATAAACACAGAGGGGATAAGAGCaggaaagagagagaaagaagcaAGAAAGATAGTACAGACAGTGACAAGGAAATCAAAAGGTCAGGAAGTGACAGAGATAAGAGAGACAGTGACAAGGAGATCAGAAGATCAGGAAGTGACAGAGATAAGAAAGACAGTGACAAGGAGATCAAAAGGTCAGGAAGTGACAGAGATAAGAAACATCGCAAGCGGCATAGACGTTCCTCTGATGACGATGAAAACGAgaaagattattcaagaagTTCTTACAGACGTGACAGTGATTATAAGAAACTGAAACAG atggacCAGCACAGCCGGAGTTTGGAAGCTAATTCGGAGGGCCAGCATAAGAAAAGGAAACGAGATCATCGGAGTGATTCTCATAGGGATGGTGACTATGAGGATCACAAAGATTGGGAATTTGGCGAGGATGAAGAAGTTTAg